Proteins from one Hyperolius riggenbachi isolate aHypRig1 chromosome 4, aHypRig1.pri, whole genome shotgun sequence genomic window:
- the LOC137570955 gene encoding lactoylglutathione lyase-like, with amino-acid sequence MEETPETCDTGAQKPDPDTQDFILQQTMLRIKDPEKSLQFYTKCLGMTLLHKLDFPSMKFSQYYLGYESKEDIPEDPEQRKAWTFSRKATLELTHNWGSENDEKPFHNGNTPPLGFGHIAISVPDVHAACERFEELGVTFAKKPDFGKVKGLAFIEDPDGYWIEIFNPQTIVSVLRL; translated from the exons ATGGAGGAGACACCAGAGACCTGTGATACCGGTGCACAGAAGCCTGACCCAGATACACAG GACTTTATCCTGCAGCAGACCATGCTACGCATTAAAGATCCAGAGAAATCTCTACAATTCTACACAAAATGTCTCGGAATGAC TCTCCTGCACAAGCTTGATTTCCCATCTATGAAGTTCTCTCAGTATTATCTGGGTTATGAGAGTAAAGAGGACATTCCGGAAGATCCAGAGCAGAGAAAAGCCTGGACATTCTCACGCAAAGCCACTCTGGAGCTTACCCA CAACTGGGGATCGGAGAACGACGAAAAGCCGTTCCACAATGGAAACACGCCACCTCTGGGGTTTG GTCACATAGCAATCTCTGTCCCAGACGTTCACGCTGCTTGTGAGAGATTCGAGGAGCTTGGAGTCACGTTTGCCAAGAAACCAGACTTCG GGAAAGTGAAAGGATTGGCGTTTATCGAAGACCCGGACGGCTACTGGATTGAGATTTTCAACCCGCAGACTATAGTGTCCGTCCTAAGGTTATAA